In one window of Dokdonia sp. PRO95 DNA:
- a CDS encoding M1 family metallopeptidase, producing MKNAYKLLLMVSLFAFAKAYAQNNTSYWQQHVDYEMEIDMNVKNYQYDGTQKLEYTNNSPETLDRVFYHLYFNAFQPGSEMDVRSRNIADPDGRVKDRISKLAPDEIGFIKVNSLTQDGKQLTYEVAGTVLEVQLATPIAPGAKTTFEMDFKGQVPTQIRRSGRNNKEGVALSMTQWYPKMAEYDFEGWHADPYIAREFHGVWGDFDVKINIDENYTVGGTGYLQDPEDMGHGYAGTSMKPGKNAKRGKLQWHFKAPNVHDFTWAADPEYVHDMIMGENDTELHFFYKNKESIKANWKKLQPMTADLLAFYNKHVGTYPYKQYSVIQGGDGGMEYAMSTLITGERKFGSLFGVTAHEMAHTWFQFLLASNEAKHEWMDEGFTSYISSLAENELTGGDNPNPLSGSYRGYYYLVKSGKEQPQTTHADRYNENMPYSIAAYSKGAVFLAQLGYVIGEDNLKKTLKKYFDDFAFKHPTPNDIKRTAEKVSGMELDWYLMDWAQTTNTIDYGITSVEADGNKTKVTLTRKGLMPMPIDLYVDMADGSQKSYYMPLRMMRAEKPNPTPNIAREQLADWPWTNPTYTFTIDAPLSEVKMMKIDPTSMMADIDQTDNVWEKE from the coding sequence ATGAAAAACGCTTACAAATTACTGTTGATGGTATCGTTGTTCGCTTTCGCGAAAGCGTATGCACAAAACAACACCTCTTACTGGCAACAGCACGTCGATTACGAAATGGAAATCGACATGAATGTAAAAAACTATCAGTATGATGGTACACAAAAGCTAGAGTACACAAACAACTCTCCAGAGACACTAGACCGTGTTTTCTATCACTTATATTTTAACGCGTTCCAACCTGGAAGTGAGATGGACGTGCGCTCACGCAACATTGCAGATCCAGATGGTCGTGTAAAAGATCGTATCAGTAAGCTAGCTCCAGATGAGATTGGGTTTATTAAAGTAAATAGCCTTACCCAAGATGGTAAGCAGTTGACTTACGAAGTAGCGGGAACGGTACTTGAAGTACAGCTTGCAACTCCTATTGCACCCGGAGCAAAGACTACTTTTGAGATGGATTTTAAAGGTCAAGTACCTACACAAATACGCCGTAGTGGTCGTAACAACAAAGAAGGTGTTGCACTATCTATGACGCAATGGTACCCAAAAATGGCCGAATATGATTTTGAAGGATGGCACGCAGATCCTTATATCGCTCGTGAGTTTCATGGAGTTTGGGGAGATTTTGATGTAAAAATCAATATTGATGAAAACTACACCGTAGGTGGTACAGGATATTTACAGGATCCAGAAGATATGGGTCATGGATATGCAGGAACTTCTATGAAGCCAGGTAAAAATGCAAAGCGTGGTAAATTACAATGGCACTTTAAAGCACCAAACGTTCACGACTTTACATGGGCTGCAGATCCTGAGTATGTGCACGACATGATCATGGGAGAAAATGATACAGAGCTTCACTTTTTCTATAAAAATAAAGAGTCTATCAAAGCAAACTGGAAGAAACTCCAGCCTATGACGGCAGACTTACTTGCCTTTTACAACAAGCACGTAGGTACCTATCCATATAAGCAGTACTCTGTGATACAAGGTGGTGATGGTGGTATGGAGTATGCGATGAGCACACTTATTACTGGTGAGCGCAAGTTTGGAAGCCTATTTGGTGTGACTGCACACGAGATGGCACACACTTGGTTCCAGTTCTTACTAGCAAGTAACGAAGCAAAACACGAGTGGATGGATGAAGGATTTACGTCATACATCTCTTCTCTTGCCGAAAATGAACTTACAGGAGGTGATAATCCTAATCCGCTTTCTGGGTCGTACAGAGGCTACTATTACCTCGTTAAAAGCGGTAAAGAGCAACCACAAACTACGCACGCAGATCGTTACAACGAGAATATGCCTTACAGCATCGCTGCATATAGTAAAGGAGCAGTATTTCTTGCACAGTTAGGATATGTTATTGGTGAAGACAATCTTAAGAAAACGCTTAAAAAGTATTTTGATGATTTTGCTTTCAAGCACCCTACACCTAACGATATTAAACGTACTGCAGAAAAAGTTTCTGGAATGGAGCTTGACTGGTATTTAATGGACTGGGCACAGACTACAAACACTATTGATTATGGTATCACAAGTGTTGAGGCAGATGGTAATAAAACAAAGGTTACGCTTACGCGAAAAGGACTTATGCCTATGCCTATAGATCTTTATGTTGATATGGCAGATGGTTCTCAAAAATCATACTACATGCCTCTACGTATGATGCGCGCCGAAAAGCCAAACCCAACGCCAAACATCGCTCGTGAGCAACTAGCAGACTGGCCTTGGACAAACCCTACGTATACATTCACCATTGATGCACCACTAAGTGAGGTAAAAATGATGAAAATTGATCCTACATCAATGATGGCAGATATTGATCAAACAGATAACGTTTGGGAGAAAGAGTAA
- the rnpA gene encoding ribonuclease P protein component produces MPHTYPKAEKLKSKKLIDTLFIEGKSVKSFPLRMVYIETPLSTDAYMVQAGVSVSKRNFKLAVSRNRIKRLMRESYRLHKDLIDTKGTTFAMLILYTGQEEVPQAVLHKAMVKLIKRFNDATAPTTS; encoded by the coding sequence ATGCCACATACCTATCCAAAAGCCGAAAAATTAAAGTCTAAAAAATTGATAGACACCCTTTTTATTGAGGGAAAGTCTGTAAAGTCTTTTCCGCTTAGGATGGTTTATATAGAGACCCCACTATCTACTGATGCTTATATGGTCCAAGCTGGAGTCTCTGTATCCAAGCGTAATTTTAAGCTGGCCGTTTCTCGCAATCGCATAAAACGTTTAATGCGAGAGTCCTATCGTTTACATAAAGACCTTATAGATACAAAAGGCACGACATTTGCGATGCTTATTTTATATACAGGCCAAGAGGAAGTCCCGCAAGCAGTTCTTCATAAGGCAATGGTCAAACTTATAAAACGTTTTAACGATGCGACAGCTCCTACTACTTCTTAG
- a CDS encoding S8 family peptidase, with protein MMNLQHTKSLVIAAMAATFLASCETPSALVTVPVENVDSNPLKVSALTESEKQAWSSRDLRTDTIPGMSVDRTYAEILPGKSGQQVIVAVIDSGIDINHEDLKGRIWTNPKEIAGNGKDDDNNGYIDDIHGWNFLGDVGAEQLEFVRIIKRFESEFAGKTLATIPASQKDIFLQYQKAKAEYDEKVAGAQRQKTQYEQIASQLKSSHPAIVKALGKEDYTQADLASIKNPSAEMQNHLGFITQMFQYTDNIPDFMKNIDEGVEYFTGQLEANYNKTADFRKVLGDDPYDITDTKYGNNNVYGPEPDRAKHGTHVAGIIAATRNNGKGMNGVANSNIKIMAVRAVPDGDEYDKDIALAIRYAVDNGAKVINTSFGKYYAQNPEWVYDAIKYAAKNDVLIVNAAGNEGLSLDDPANRVYPNDQLDNVTEMADTFLTIGALAPKYGSQLLANFSNYGKSNVDVFAPGVDIYSTTPEDTYEYLGGTSMAAPNTAGVAAMLRSYYPKLSANEVKNIIMKSGLTTNTSVILGGDTEKQARFNEVSKSGEMVNMYNAFKLAELQK; from the coding sequence ATGATGAATTTACAACACACAAAATCTCTTGTGATTGCAGCTATGGCTGCCACTTTTTTAGCCTCTTGTGAGACTCCATCTGCACTGGTAACTGTACCCGTAGAAAATGTAGATAGCAATCCTCTCAAAGTTTCTGCACTTACAGAAAGTGAGAAACAAGCATGGAGCTCAAGAGATCTTAGAACTGATACCATCCCAGGCATGAGCGTAGATCGTACGTATGCAGAAATTCTTCCTGGTAAGTCTGGACAGCAAGTAATTGTTGCTGTAATAGATTCTGGTATTGATATTAACCACGAAGATCTTAAAGGTCGTATCTGGACGAACCCTAAAGAGATTGCTGGTAACGGTAAGGATGACGATAACAATGGATATATAGATGACATACATGGCTGGAATTTTCTAGGCGATGTAGGTGCAGAGCAACTTGAGTTTGTACGTATCATCAAACGTTTTGAAAGTGAGTTTGCTGGTAAAACACTAGCAACTATTCCTGCTTCTCAAAAAGATATCTTTTTACAATATCAAAAAGCAAAAGCTGAGTATGACGAGAAAGTTGCAGGTGCACAGCGCCAAAAAACACAATACGAGCAAATCGCTAGCCAGCTTAAATCTTCTCATCCTGCGATAGTAAAAGCATTAGGAAAAGAAGATTACACGCAAGCAGATCTTGCAAGTATTAAAAACCCTTCTGCCGAGATGCAGAACCACCTTGGGTTTATTACTCAAATGTTTCAGTACACAGATAACATTCCTGACTTTATGAAAAACATAGATGAAGGTGTTGAGTACTTTACAGGACAGCTAGAAGCAAATTATAATAAAACAGCCGATTTTAGAAAAGTGCTAGGTGATGATCCTTACGACATTACAGACACAAAATACGGTAATAACAACGTGTATGGACCTGAACCAGACCGTGCAAAGCACGGTACTCATGTAGCAGGAATCATTGCTGCAACACGTAACAACGGTAAAGGAATGAATGGTGTTGCAAATAGCAACATTAAGATCATGGCAGTACGCGCAGTGCCAGACGGAGATGAGTATGATAAAGATATCGCACTTGCAATACGCTACGCAGTAGATAATGGTGCAAAGGTGATTAATACTTCTTTTGGAAAGTATTATGCACAAAACCCGGAGTGGGTTTATGATGCAATAAAATATGCTGCCAAAAATGATGTGCTTATCGTAAATGCTGCAGGTAATGAAGGGTTATCTCTCGATGATCCAGCAAACCGTGTGTATCCTAATGATCAACTAGACAACGTAACAGAAATGGCAGATACTTTCTTAACGATAGGCGCACTAGCACCTAAATATGGAAGCCAGTTGCTTGCAAACTTCTCAAACTATGGGAAATCTAATGTAGATGTATTTGCTCCTGGAGTAGATATTTACTCTACTACACCAGAAGATACGTATGAGTATCTGGGCGGTACGTCTATGGCTGCGCCTAACACAGCTGGAGTTGCTGCAATGTTACGTAGCTACTACCCTAAGCTTTCTGCAAACGAGGTTAAAAACATTATCATGAAGAGTGGTCTTACTACTAATACTTCGGTAATTCTAGGTGGAGATACAGAAAAGCAAGCACGCTTCAATGAAGTATCAAAATCTGGCGAAATGGTAAATATGTACAACGCTTTTAAACTAGCAGAACTACAAAAATAA
- a CDS encoding OmpA family protein → MVCYLCVLSASAQVDRTHETFFDTDKSALIKTELASLNRFIVSLPKDKIEDISIYGYCDDRGTDAYNKRLSQDRANTIKDIFMLQGIADTIIKNSDGKGELLLTRLDDAGSEIQRKLNRKVEIIVSLKQARKTTPEEVEVAEEITTKVDRYKNYEEDTIAKGDRILLKNILFKTNYSYIHGKSYNDLKKLAKYLKERPEIIFKIQGHVCCVDHGRDGINLKTGKRNLSEARAKFIYDYLADQGVAKKRMRYQGFGSRFPLGGDPSEDKRVEIYVTYIKKVKPKK, encoded by the coding sequence ATTGTATGTTACCTCTGTGTACTTTCTGCAAGTGCGCAAGTAGATCGCACTCATGAAACCTTTTTTGACACCGATAAATCGGCGCTTATTAAAACGGAGTTAGCGTCTTTAAATCGCTTTATCGTATCGCTGCCTAAGGATAAAATAGAAGATATATCAATCTACGGTTATTGTGATGATCGTGGCACAGATGCCTATAATAAACGTCTCTCGCAAGATCGCGCAAATACTATTAAAGACATTTTTATGTTGCAAGGTATTGCAGACACGATTATCAAAAATTCTGATGGAAAGGGAGAGCTTTTACTCACCAGATTAGATGATGCGGGGAGCGAGATACAACGTAAACTTAATCGTAAAGTAGAGATTATTGTTTCTCTAAAACAAGCCCGCAAGACTACTCCAGAAGAAGTAGAAGTGGCTGAAGAAATCACGACCAAAGTAGATCGCTATAAAAACTACGAGGAAGACACGATAGCCAAAGGAGATCGTATTTTACTTAAAAACATCCTTTTTAAAACTAACTATAGCTACATACACGGGAAGTCATACAATGATCTAAAAAAACTAGCCAAATACTTAAAAGAACGCCCTGAAATCATATTTAAGATTCAAGGTCATGTATGTTGTGTAGATCACGGTCGGGATGGTATCAATCTTAAAACTGGCAAGCGCAATCTTTCTGAAGCAAGAGCAAAGTTCATTTATGATTATCTCGCAGATCAAGGAGTAGCAAAAAAACGCATGCGTTATCAAGGTTTTGGAAGTAGATTTCCACTAGGTGGTGATCCTTCTGAGGATAAGCGTGTGGAAATTTATGTGACTTATATCAAGAAGGTGAAGCCTAAGAAATAA
- the rpiB gene encoding ribose 5-phosphate isomerase B → MKISIGNDHAGTSYKNLIVKFLKEAGHTVNNYGTNDDGSVDYPDFGHPVASDVEKGEADFGIVICGSGNGIAMTVNKHQGVRAALCWIKEIAVLAREHNNANVIAIPARYTSENQALDMVKAFLATDFEGGRHQRRVDKIACK, encoded by the coding sequence ATGAAAATCTCTATAGGTAACGATCACGCAGGAACCAGTTATAAGAATCTTATTGTAAAATTTTTAAAAGAAGCTGGACATACCGTTAATAACTACGGTACAAACGATGATGGAAGTGTAGACTATCCAGACTTTGGACACCCAGTCGCTAGCGATGTAGAGAAGGGTGAGGCAGATTTTGGGATTGTAATTTGTGGAAGTGGTAACGGTATTGCCATGACTGTTAATAAACATCAAGGTGTAAGAGCAGCACTCTGCTGGATTAAAGAAATTGCTGTGCTTGCACGCGAGCATAACAATGCAAATGTAATAGCGATTCCTGCTAGATACACCTCAGAAAATCAAGCACTAGACATGGTTAAAGCGTTTCTCGCAACAGATTTTGAAGGCGGACGCCACCAAAGACGCGTAGATAAGATTGCTTGTAAATAA
- a CDS encoding S41 family peptidase gives MKKKIFIPIIAVAIGIGTVSFKSDFFEIAKQIEIFTELFKELNMNYVDETNPAELMDSAIEGMLADLDPYTKYWTEQEVEDAKINRSGDYSGIGATVRNVDNKMTIIEPRKGYPADKAGLKAGDNILKIGDITVADMDGDAGDLLKGAPNSEVVITYERQGKTNTTTIKRSSVEIDAVPFSKLIDGDTGYIVLTTFSKKASSQVKDALVSLKTDGAKKIILDLRGNGGGLLSEAINICNLFLPKGSLITTTKSVVKKYNKTYVTQQEPVDIEIPLVVLVNGRSASASEIVSGGLQDYDRAVVVGARTFGKGLVQRPKPLTYGTSVKITISRYYTPSGRCIQALDYWNRDNDGNAVRTNSEDYNEFKTKNGRKVFDGGGVLPDIQVSSAKLSPVTTALLKDNAIFEYATDYYYKHQYSDMSEFSWSQADFNDFKNFLTRTGFNYETETEKAFAKALLQAEKDDLKKEVQTAYSQLDNAIAQAKEKAIDERQEEIQNLLIDEIVKRYFYRDGLYEYQLINNTEIKEAITVLNDSKRYSKILNY, from the coding sequence ATGAAAAAGAAAATATTCATCCCCATCATTGCGGTTGCGATTGGTATAGGAACGGTAAGTTTTAAAAGTGACTTTTTTGAAATTGCAAAGCAAATCGAAATTTTTACAGAGCTTTTTAAGGAGCTTAACATGAATTATGTAGATGAGACTAACCCTGCAGAATTGATGGATAGCGCAATAGAAGGGATGCTTGCAGATCTTGATCCTTATACTAAATACTGGACTGAGCAAGAGGTTGAGGACGCCAAAATTAATCGCTCTGGAGATTACTCTGGAATAGGAGCAACGGTAAGAAACGTAGATAATAAAATGACCATAATTGAACCTCGTAAAGGATATCCAGCAGATAAAGCAGGATTAAAAGCGGGTGACAATATCCTTAAAATAGGAGATATCACCGTTGCAGATATGGACGGAGATGCAGGAGATTTATTAAAAGGAGCGCCTAACAGTGAGGTTGTTATCACTTATGAACGTCAAGGAAAAACGAATACCACTACGATAAAACGCTCTTCTGTTGAGATTGATGCGGTTCCGTTTTCAAAATTAATTGATGGAGATACTGGGTACATCGTACTTACTACTTTTAGTAAAAAAGCATCAAGCCAAGTGAAGGATGCACTCGTAAGTTTAAAAACGGATGGGGCAAAAAAAATCATTCTAGATCTACGTGGTAATGGTGGTGGATTACTAAGTGAAGCTATCAATATCTGTAATCTATTTTTACCTAAAGGATCTCTTATAACTACGACAAAGTCTGTTGTAAAAAAGTATAATAAAACCTATGTAACCCAGCAAGAACCGGTGGATATTGAAATACCACTCGTAGTGCTCGTAAACGGTAGATCTGCCTCTGCATCTGAGATTGTATCTGGTGGTTTACAAGATTATGATAGAGCAGTGGTAGTGGGAGCAAGAACCTTTGGGAAAGGTCTTGTACAGCGTCCTAAGCCTCTTACTTATGGGACTTCTGTAAAGATTACGATATCGCGATATTACACGCCTTCTGGACGTTGTATCCAAGCGTTAGATTACTGGAATCGTGATAATGATGGTAATGCCGTGCGTACGAATTCTGAAGATTATAACGAGTTTAAAACTAAGAACGGCCGTAAGGTTTTTGATGGTGGTGGTGTACTACCAGACATTCAAGTATCATCTGCAAAGCTTAGTCCTGTGACTACAGCGTTACTTAAGGATAACGCCATTTTTGAATACGCTACAGATTATTATTATAAGCATCAGTACAGCGATATGAGCGAATTCTCATGGTCTCAAGCAGATTTTAATGACTTTAAAAACTTCTTGACACGTACAGGTTTCAACTATGAGACTGAGACTGAAAAAGCATTTGCAAAAGCGCTTCTTCAAGCAGAAAAGGATGATCTTAAAAAAGAAGTACAGACTGCATACTCACAACTAGACAATGCTATTGCACAAGCTAAGGAGAAAGCGATAGATGAACGTCAAGAGGAGATTCAAAATTTACTGATTGATGAGATTGTAAAACGATACTTCTATCGTGACGGACTGTATGAATACCAGCTTATTAACAATACAGAAATTAAAGAAGCGATTACTGTGCTCAATGATAGTAAACGCTATAGTAAGATTTTAAATTATTAA
- a CDS encoding GNAT family N-acetyltransferase — protein sequence MEEAGLSFIIKKYEFISRDELYAILQLRSEVFVVEQDCVYQDIDGKDDKAVHVLGYKGDELIAYTRIFKPGAYFDEASIGRVLVKENQRNFKYGYDLMNASIEAVQKYYDERIIKISAQKYLKSFYNNLGFKEQGAEYLEDGIPHIVMIRT from the coding sequence ATGGAAGAAGCTGGCCTTAGTTTTATTATAAAGAAGTACGAGTTTATAAGTAGAGACGAGCTGTACGCTATACTACAGCTCAGATCTGAGGTTTTTGTTGTTGAGCAAGACTGTGTTTACCAAGATATAGATGGTAAGGATGACAAGGCCGTACACGTTCTGGGTTATAAAGGTGATGAACTCATTGCTTACACGCGTATTTTCAAACCAGGTGCATATTTTGATGAGGCAAGTATAGGTCGCGTACTTGTAAAAGAAAACCAGCGAAACTTCAAGTACGGTTATGATCTTATGAACGCATCTATAGAAGCCGTACAGAAATACTATGATGAGCGCATTATAAAAATATCTGCGCAGAAGTATTTAAAAAGCTTTTACAACAACCTAGGTTTTAAAGAACAAGGAGCAGAATATCTAGAAGATGGGATTCCTCACATTGTGATGATCAGAACATAA
- a CDS encoding Y-family DNA polymerase, giving the protein MIAMVDCNSFYASCEQVFRPDLRGRPVAVLSNNDGCIIAKNKEAKALTHIPYRDPLFKIKGLLAQNDVTLFSSNYTLYGDMSDRVMNVLRDFSPAVEVYSIDESFVDLSGITHVNLETYGHKIKDSVVRRTGVPVGVGIAPTKVLAKLANRISKKIARFNYVFVMDTEERRIECLKWAETKDVWGLGKKHVERLANVGVFTAYDFTQLPLAWVRKEMTVIGERLWRELNGESCIPFDTLPRKKKAIGTAKSFGKKLDNLPQIEEACAYYISEVSEVLRFQKCCCTQLRIYLTTNYHSTNDVQHADKTIVTLSVPTNDTFILIVEAKKALKRIYKPGFKYKKVGVDLLGLIPEEQVQGNLFMPEATGDKRLIKAFDAINNRYGKSTVSAGLSGTTKSNKEWELIKEERSPRYTTQWNSLLEIGE; this is encoded by the coding sequence ATGATTGCAATGGTAGATTGTAATAGCTTCTACGCCTCGTGCGAGCAAGTATTTCGTCCAGATTTACGAGGAAGACCAGTGGCGGTACTCAGCAATAATGATGGTTGTATTATCGCCAAAAATAAAGAAGCAAAAGCGCTCACGCATATTCCTTATCGCGATCCGCTATTTAAGATAAAAGGGTTGCTGGCTCAAAATGATGTAACCTTATTTTCTTCTAATTATACGCTCTATGGCGATATGTCTGATCGCGTGATGAACGTGCTCAGAGACTTCTCACCAGCCGTTGAGGTATATAGTATAGATGAGTCATTTGTAGACCTATCTGGTATCACCCACGTAAACCTCGAAACATATGGGCATAAAATAAAAGATTCCGTTGTGCGACGCACGGGAGTTCCTGTAGGCGTAGGAATTGCACCCACTAAAGTCCTTGCAAAACTTGCCAATAGAATCTCAAAGAAGATAGCACGCTTTAATTATGTCTTTGTCATGGACACCGAAGAACGCCGTATAGAATGTCTCAAATGGGCCGAAACAAAAGATGTTTGGGGACTTGGTAAAAAGCATGTAGAACGCCTGGCAAATGTGGGTGTTTTCACAGCTTATGATTTTACACAATTGCCGCTAGCGTGGGTACGCAAGGAGATGACGGTAATAGGGGAGCGGCTCTGGCGCGAACTCAATGGAGAATCATGTATTCCTTTTGATACGCTTCCGCGAAAGAAGAAAGCAATAGGTACCGCAAAGTCCTTTGGCAAAAAACTGGATAATCTGCCTCAAATTGAGGAGGCTTGTGCCTACTATATAAGCGAAGTAAGCGAGGTGCTACGGTTCCAGAAATGTTGCTGTACACAGCTGCGCATATATCTTACTACAAACTACCACAGCACAAATGATGTTCAACATGCAGATAAGACCATTGTCACTTTATCTGTACCCACAAATGATACTTTCATACTCATAGTAGAGGCTAAGAAAGCTTTAAAACGAATCTACAAGCCAGGATTTAAGTATAAAAAAGTAGGAGTAGACCTCCTAGGTCTCATCCCAGAGGAGCAAGTACAAGGTAATCTATTTATGCCCGAAGCAACAGGAGATAAACGTCTCATAAAAGCCTTTGATGCTATTAATAACCGCTACGGGAAGTCTACAGTTTCTGCGGGATTATCCGGCACCACAAAAAGCAACAAGGAATGGGAACTCATCAAAGAAGAGCGCAGCCCTAGATATACCACGCAATGGAATAGTTTACTGGAGATAGGGGAATAG
- a CDS encoding DUF4349 domain-containing protein, giving the protein MRQLLLLLSFLLILSCENANNGTSSTSEPGLAYESFDDMEIDEIVLEETAPDTQATAQKIIKTGNLRFETQDMATTHAHILNIIKKTEGYIQNDNSGKESYGGVFQNLTVRVPTRNFRMALDEISKGVAYFDEKTISQKDVTEEFVDLNARLKAKRALEDRYINLLSKAKNVKEMLEIERELAEIREEIEAKQGRLKYLQSQVSLSTLHIHFYKNEVATKVTNSYGSKMMNALKSGWNGVSVFFLGLLHLWPFLILLSVSTFFVRRWIKKKDK; this is encoded by the coding sequence ATGCGACAGCTCCTACTACTTCTTAGTTTTTTACTCATTCTTTCATGTGAGAATGCTAATAACGGTACTTCTAGCACTAGCGAACCAGGACTAGCATACGAGTCTTTTGACGATATGGAGATTGATGAAATAGTACTTGAAGAAACTGCTCCAGATACTCAAGCCACTGCACAAAAAATTATCAAAACAGGAAATCTACGTTTTGAAACTCAGGATATGGCGACAACGCACGCACATATTCTCAATATTATAAAAAAGACTGAAGGATATATACAGAATGATAATTCTGGTAAAGAAAGCTACGGTGGCGTTTTTCAAAATCTTACTGTACGCGTTCCTACTCGTAATTTCCGGATGGCACTTGATGAGATTTCAAAAGGTGTAGCATATTTTGATGAGAAAACCATCTCTCAAAAAGACGTTACAGAAGAGTTTGTAGACCTCAACGCCCGCCTTAAAGCAAAGCGAGCGCTAGAAGATCGTTACATTAACTTACTTTCTAAGGCAAAAAATGTCAAAGAAATGCTAGAGATAGAACGCGAACTCGCAGAGATAAGAGAAGAAATAGAAGCAAAGCAGGGAAGACTTAAATATCTACAAAGCCAGGTCTCGCTCAGTACACTACACATCCATTTTTATAAGAACGAGGTGGCGACTAAGGTCACAAACTCCTATGGTTCAAAAATGATGAATGCCCTTAAAAGTGGCTGGAACGGTGTTTCAGTATTCTTTTTAGGTTTGTTGCATCTTTGGCCATTTCTTATCTTGTTAAGTGTAAGCACGTTTTTTGTGCGTCGCTGGATAAAAAAGAAAGATAAATAA
- a CDS encoding S24 family peptidase, whose protein sequence is MNELQPHKVKRAKEDYAGNRSVQTGFPSPATHYREPMIDLNKELSSSRDATFFVRVKGDIWKDYNILDQDVLIIDRALHPSQGKLALVVTSDGFDVQRIDTNKTVEFWGMISYIIHKAV, encoded by the coding sequence GTGAATGAACTACAACCTCATAAAGTAAAAAGAGCCAAAGAAGACTATGCAGGTAATCGGTCTGTGCAAACTGGGTTTCCCAGTCCTGCAACGCACTATCGTGAGCCTATGATTGACCTCAACAAAGAGCTCAGTTCTTCACGAGATGCGACATTCTTTGTACGCGTAAAAGGAGATATCTGGAAGGACTACAATATTCTAGATCAAGATGTTTTAATTATAGACAGAGCTTTGCATCCTAGTCAGGGCAAACTTGCATTAGTAGTGACCTCAGATGGTTTTGATGTACAGAGGATAGACACCAATAAAACAGTGGAATTCTGGGGAATGATAAGCTACATAATTCACAAAGCGGTATGA